The following coding sequences lie in one Lolium perenne isolate Kyuss_39 chromosome 2, Kyuss_2.0, whole genome shotgun sequence genomic window:
- the LOC127334885 gene encoding uncharacterized protein — MEDIEDVLGPAGFSDGGAPPGLRLPLSTVAVKPKRRSSRLTQTQPQPDARIPGTQTIYVKTFGCSHNQSDSEYMSGQLSAFGYAITEEPEGADLWLINTCTVKNPSQSAMTTLISKCKSANKPLVVAGCVPQGSRDLKELEGISIIGVQQIDRVVEVVEETLKGHEVRLLSRKTLPSLDLPKVRKNKFIEILPINVGCLGACTYCKTKHARGHLGSYTIDSLVDRVKIVVSEGVREIWLSSEDTGAYGRDIGTNLPNLLNAIVAELPADRSTMLRIGMTNPPFILEHLNEIASVLRHPCVYTFLHVPVQSGSDVVLKAMNREYTVSEFRMVVDTLCELVPGMQIATDIICGFPGETDEDFAQTVSLVKEYQLPQVHISQFYPRPGTPAARMKKVPSIEVKKRSRELTSVFEAFSPYEGLKGRVERIWITEIATDGVHLVGHTKGYIQVLVIAPDSMLGTSADAKITSVGRWSVFGEVIEGSVAVNEASLKQNCAEVRQENSQNHVEEATCTTKTCDSCACSGSESAAQQCSPPSVAPTNRAEAARQETPQPTLVRRNVEGTVKTSEIDTATPTAKDQQPNVIARRALNIDRILWGGLAVSFATTVVVLVLLTYKISHTPSY, encoded by the exons ATGGAGGACATCGAGGACGTTTTGGGACCGGCCGGGTTTTCCGACGGCGGAGCGCCTCCCGGGCTCCGCCTCCCCCTTTCCACCGTCGCCGTCAAGCCCAAGCGCAGGTCGTCCAGGCTCACGCAGACGCAGCCCCAGCCCGATGCCCGGATCCCAGGCACGCAG ACTATATATGTGAAGACATTTGGGTGCTCACATAACCAG AGTGACAGTGAATACATGTCGGGGCAGCTTTCAGCATTTGGATACGCAATCACTGAAGAGCCTGAAGGAGCTGATTTGTGGCTAATTAACAC ATGCACTGTGAAAAATCCAAGTCAATCTGCCATGACAACTCTCATATCAAAATGCAAGAGTGCAAACAAGCCACTGGTTGTAGCTGGCTGTGTACCGCAAGGAAGCCGGGATCTGAAGGAGCTTGAAGGTATTAGTATAATAGGAGTGCAGCAGATAGATCGGGTTGTTGAAGTAGTTGAGGAAACCTTAAAAGGGCACGAGGTTCGTCTGTTGAGTCGGAAAACACTGCCATCTCTTGATTTACCTAAG GTTCGAAAGAATAAATTTATCGAGATTCTTCCCATAAATGTTGGGTGTTTAGGTGCTTGTACTTACTGCAAGACAAAGCATGCCCGTGGTCATCTGGGAAGTTATACTATAGACAGCTTG GTAGATCGTGTGAAAATTGTTGTCTCGGAAGGTGTTCGGGAGATATGGTTAAGCAGTGAAGATACTGGTGCTTATG GCAGGGATATCGGCACAAATCTTCCAAATCTCTTAAATGCAATTGTTGCCGAGCTTCCTGCGGACAGAAGTACAATGCTTCGCATTGGCATGACAAATCCCCCTTTCATTCTGGAGCATTTGAATGAGATAGCTAgtgttttgcgccatccttgtgtTTATACTTTCCTTCACGTTCCTGTGCAGTCAGGAAGTGATGTTGTTTTGAAG GCAATGAATCGTGAATACACTGTCAGTGAGTTCAGGATGGTTGTTGACACTCTGTGTGAGCTTGTCCCTGGCATGCAAATCGCCACAGATATTATTTGTGGCTTCCCTG GCGAGACTGATGAAGATTTTGCTCAAACTGTTAGCCTTGTGAAGGAATATCAGTTACCTCAAGTTCACATATCACAGTTTTACCCCAGACCAG GAACACCTGCTGCTAGGATGAAGAAAGTGCCTAGCATTGAAGTGAAGAAACGGAGTCGTGAATTGACCTCAGTTTTCGAAGCTTTTTCACCATACGAAGGATTGAAAGGCAGAGTGGAGAGGATATGGATCACTGAAATAGCCACTGATGGTGTTCATTTG GTTGGACATACCAAAGGTTATATCCAGGTCCTTGTCATCGCTCCGGATAGTATGTTAGGAACATCAGCAGATGCGAAGATCACATCTGTTGGAAGATGGTCTGTGTTTGGTGAAGTGATAGAAGGATCTGTTGCAGTAAATGAAGCATCACTTAAGCAAAATTGTGCTGAAGTGCGGCAAGAAAACAGCCAAAATCACGTGGAGGAAGCCACTTGTACTACAAAAACCTGCGATTCCTGTGCATGCTCAGGTTCAGAAAGCGCAGCACAGCAATGTAGCCCTCCATCTGTTGCACCCACAAATCGTGCTGAAGCTGCTCGTCAGGAAACACCTCAGCCTACCCTTGTGAGAAGAAATGTGGAGGGGACAGTAAAAACAAGTGAAATTGATACAGCAACACCGACAGCGAAGGATCAGCAGCCAAATGTAATTGCTAGGAGAGCGCTAAACATTGACAGGATTCTTTGGGGTGGCTTGGCCGTAAGCTTTGCCACAACGGTGGTCGTACTTGTGCTGCTTACCTACAAGATTTCTCACACGCCCTCCTATTAG